CGGTCCGACAGGCGCGCGACGAGGCGGAGCGCGCTCGCCTCTGGGCCGGACGCAAGGGAGCCTTCGGCGCCATGGGTCGCATCAGCCCCGATCTCATGGTGCAGGACGCCGTCATTCCCCGCAGCAAGCTGCCCGAGGTCCTTCCCGAGATCTATCGCATCGCCGCTCGTTACCGCTTGAAGATGGCCAACGTCTTCCATGCCGGAGACGGCAACCTCCATCCCAACATCTGCTACGACGGGCGCGATCCGGAGGAAGTCGCTCGCGTGGATGCGGCCAGCCGCGAGATCATGGAGCTGTGCTTGCGCGTGGGCGGCTCGCTGACGGGCGAACACGGGATCGGGCTCGATAAGATCAAGTACATGCCGCTGGCTTTCAGCGAGGCGGACCTCGATGCCATGGCCCGCGTGCGCGCCGTGTTCGATCCCCAGGGACTGTGCAATCCGGGAAAGGTCCTGCCCGTGCGACGCTGCCGGGCTTTTTGACCCGTGCCGCAGCCCCGAAACGATGAGAAAGAGATTCGTCCACAGAATGGAAGGTGTCCGCGGATGAGCGATCGGCGAGACCTGCTCAATTTCGCCGGCTTCGTGGCATTTTTCAGAGGAGTCCGGCTCAACCGAAAACGATGAAAAGGAAGCCGCAGATAACGCCGATTCTCACGGGGAAGAAAATCGGCAGAAGCTCGTGAAATCCGCGGTTATTTTTCGGAGGAGACAGCGTGAGCGTCGCACACGAACTCGCCACCATCGTGGGTGAGGACAATGTCATCCCCGGCGACAGAAGCGAAGTCACCCTCGATGGGCGAAAGCCCGCCGTCATCGTCCGGCCCGCGACGAGCGAAGAAGTCGCCGCCGTTGTTGCCTGGGCTCGCACCACCGATCACGCGCTCATCGTAAGCGGTCAGGGCACGCGCCTGGCCATGGGGAACCCTCCGGAACGATGCGACGTCCTGCTGTCCCTGGCGCGGATGAATCGCATCCTCGACTATGAACCGGCAGATTTGACGGCGCGGGTGGAAGCAGGATGCACGCTCATGACTTTCAATCGCACCGCCCAATCCCACCGCCAGTGGCTCCCGCTCGATCCCCCGGGATCGGACCAGGCGACGCTCGGAGGAATCGTCGCCACCGATGATTTCGGCCCCTTGCGCTACGCTTACGGACGGCCGCGCGACTACGTCATCGGGATCGAAGTCGTCGAGGGCACCGGTCGGCTCATCAAATCCGGCGGGCGCGTGGTGAAAAACGTCACCGGCTATGATCTGAACAAGCTGTTTGTGGGAAGCTACGGAACGCTCGGCGTGATCGTCCGCATCAATCTCAAACTGCGACCGCGTCCCGACGGCGATGCCACAGTCCTGGTGAGCAAAGCCTCGACCGATGCGCTCTCGGCCTGCGCTCGAGCCCTCCTGTCCTCGGAGCTGATGCCTGCGGCAGTCCTCCTGGTCAACAGCGGAGCCGGTCGAATGCTGGGTCTCGAGCCGGCTGAGCCCTCGCTGCTCGTGCGATTCATCGAGACAGAACCGGCCATCCGCTATCAGCTCGATCGCTTCGCGGAGATCACCGCTCATCACGCGCTTTCGTCCATCCGGCTGGATGAGGCGCGAGCGGCTTCGCTCTGGCAGACACTGGCTTCCACTCGATTCCTGATGAACTGCGAGTTCATTCTTCGATTGAGCGCCCTGCCGGCGCAGACGACTTCCCTTTTCACCTTTTGCCATCAGGAGCTGTCGCAGTTGATCGAGAACCCGTCGGTCATCGCCTATCTCGGCACGGGTGTCGTTCGAGCCGGCGGCATGTTACCTCGACATCGGTTTCCGTTGCTCGCTCAGGTGGTACAAACTCTGCGCGCGATGTGCCGGCAGATCGGCGGCCACCTCATCGTCGAAGCCGCACCGGCAGAGATCAAACGGGAACTCGATGCGTGGGGAGAGATCGGCCCGACGGCCTCGCTCATGCGAGCGCTCAAACAACAATTCGATCCGGGGCGCATCTTCAGTCCGGGGCGTTTCGTCGCCGGAATCTGAATGTGACGCTCCTTGCCTGCTGCACGGGCGGTCAGAAGCAAACGCAAGCCAGGGATACGAGGGGAATCATGGAGCGAATGAGACGGTGGAACGGCTTCGAGAACGATACAGTGGGACCGAGCGCCACCGGACCGCCCACGGGCACGGGCGCACGGGAGCGCCGTGACGCGAAGCTCGGTCCCCTCGTGCGGGAAGACCTCGAAGGGAGAAGTTTCGTTCCCTCGACGGGGAACAAGGGCGCTGCACTCCCGAAGCATGAAACGAAGGAGCGGCGGTTGTGAATTCGGCGAGCATGACGACACTGGCGGGAATCTTGCAGGCGGAAGCGGACAAGCTGCTGGCCTGCGTTCATTGCGGGTTGTGTTTGAGCGCATGCCCGACGTATCTTCTGGCCGGTGACGAGAACGATTCGCCGCGCGGCCGACTGTACCTGATGCGCGCCGTGGCCGAAGGGCGACTCTCAGTGGACCAACCGGCCTTCCGTCGGCATATTGATCTGTGCCTGGGGTGTCGCGCCTGCGAAACGGTCTGCCCGTCGGGCGTGCTCTACGGGCGCGTGCTCGAAGCCGCTCGAGCCGAGATCGCTCTCCGTCCGATGACTCCACCCGATCCGGCGACGCGACTCATTCGTTTTGCCCTCGCCCATCTGTTCGTGTCGCCCCGACGGCTCCATCTCTTCTTTGCGCCCGCTCGCTGGCTGCGACGCTCGACCCTGGCACGGATAATCATCGAGAGCCGACTCCTTCCGGCGCGATGGGAGAAAGCGTTGTCGTTGCTGCTGGCCACGGCGCCGATCGAGGGTGATCGCTCATTGCGCTCTTCCGGCGCCAGGCATGACCAGCGCGTCGAGGCTCCGTCGTCGTCCCGCCCGGTTGCGTTCTTTGCCGGCTGCGTCGGACGGGAGCTTTTCGAGCATACGAATCGGGCGACCCATCGCGTCCTTCAGGCGCACGGCTGCACCGTCACCGATCCTCCCGATCAGGTCTGCTGCGGCGCTCTCCACGCCCACGCCGGAGATCTGGACAATGCCCGACGACTGGCGCGAAAAAATATCACTGTGTTTGAAGCTACCGGAACGGTTCCTATCATTGTCAATGTCGCGGGCTGTGGAGCGATGATGAAAGAGTACGGTCATCTGCTCTCCGGCGATCCCGACTTTCACACGCGCGCCCGCGCCTTTGCCGCTCGCGTGCGAGACATCAGCGAATATCTCATCGAGATCGGTTTCCGGCCGGGACCCCAACCGGTGGAGGCCACCGTCACCTACGATGCCCCCTGTCATCTCCATCATGCGCAGAAAGTCATGCGCGCGCCCATCGAGTTGCTCCGACAGCTTCCCGGCATCCGCTTTGTTCCTCTGCCCGAAGCCGAGATGTGCTGCGGCAGCGCCGGAATCTACAATCTTCTTCATCCCGATTGGGCCGACGCGATCCTCCAGCGCAAGCTCGAACACATCCGCCGCACGGGAGCCGATATTCTGGTCACCGGCAATGCCGGCTGCCTCATGCATATCACGAGCGGCCTCCGTCGCGCCGGAATGACCACGCGGGTCATGCACCCGATCGAGCTGATCGCTCAAACATATCCCGAGTGATGCCGGTCGCCACGGTAGCTCCACATTAGATCGTGGTCGCTCCCAATTGCACCAAATCGAATAGCTCCGAATGAGGTAGATACTCCCTGCCTAACCATCAACAACTTCCAGGCACAAACTCAGGGCGTTTTCGGGACTCAGAAGCCACCGCCACGGTTAAGCCTATGACTACCGTTACCATTGAACATGGTTGAAAGCTCGAAGTGGCTGGCTCGTCATGGACTGGTCAATCCGCGACCCGAATTCGGCAATCGGTATGTGATTTCATCTTCGCGCTTCCTGGCCCACACGCCTGGTTCTAAGAATTTCCCAGAGTTTTCATCCGCCCTCAGCCTTTCAGAGCAGCGACCACTCGGATTGGTACCTCTGGGGATCTTAAAGTGATCTGGAAGAGCAACTGGAACATGAGGTCTCGGCCTACGAATCCCCGCCGATTCGGGTTGGCCAGTTTGAAGGGATTTCGCGTCGGATCATCCCAATGCTGGACGCCTTCCACTACCCTTTCAATGACGCGTCTCCGCCGCCCATCGTCTAGTCCCACCTTCATCGGCCGCGGCCGGTAACGGTAGGGGCGGCCCAGGTGCACGTCCTGGCTACAGGACGCTGTTCCCCGCTCAGGCGGTAGCAGACGACCTCATCAAAGACGGCCAGGGCCGGGTTACCGGTATCAAAGTCACTGGTGATCCGGGCACCTCGGCTGAAGACTTCATCGTCGTTCCAGACACGGGCTCCCAAGAAGATCTCCACGGTGGGATAATAATCGCCCTGCCCGAGATCTGACCAGGCGGCCACCTCTTCCACCAGAGGGGGAGAGGTCAGGATGAAGCAGGGCTTTTTCCATTGCTGCTCGGTTTGCACCACGACCTCATCTGCCCGGAAGTCATAGCGGTCGGGAGAAGAGTAGATCACCTTCCCGTCGCAGACGACCAACAGAGCCGCCCCAGTCTTCTGGAACTGCTGCTGAATCCAATCGGCATACTGCTCGTATAGCTTTTAGGACAGCGTCCACTGCTGCTCTTCGTTCAACGCCAGGTACTCGTCCAGGGAGAGAGCGAAAGGATCCGAGACCGTCTGACTCTTCACTTTCTTCATGGTTGATGATTATAGCCACTGAGTATCCGAGAGTGCCACGCCTGTCTCAATCGCTGCCAATGAGCCTAGCGAGGAGGGATGTGGAAGGACTGAGGGGCGTGATATCCGTGACCATTCAGACTAAAGGCGCGAAGCGGCTGGCTCATCATGGGCTAGTCAATCCGTAATCTGCATTCCGCCATCGGTATTCTGAGGTCTGAAGTCTCGCAGAATGGGTGACGATATGATACAGCCCGCCTCCACATTCGACTCGAGTGGGCCCGGGCATGACTTTCTCTCTCCCCACGTAAAGTCCGACCGCGCCCCTTCGGGGTCTTGAATACGTTGAAGACCAAAGGCTGCGAGCCACAGGAATATTGCCCTACACCAATTGGGGCCACGAAAGTCGGTATACACCCAAGTCATTCGTTTCTAGTACAAAATGGTGTGTGCATTGAGGCTCCTTGACTCTGACCGGGATCAAGGGCTGCCACGAATTCTTGAGAACTTGAGAAGATACTCATGACACCTGTCGCGGGCTGAAACAGGCTCCATCCCACTGAACCGGCGGCATTCGCTGCTCGGGGGCGGATCGCCCCTAACGCCTTAGATTCACCCCGCACTGAGGTCCCAACCGAGTTCCAGA
This window of the Blastocatellia bacterium genome carries:
- a CDS encoding FAD-linked oxidase C-terminal domain-containing protein, coding for MMDQATIQAVEDSVYASGLPTDAAAVLLIELDGLRVSVDHDAERIITICHQWGARTVRQARDEAERARLWAGRKGAFGAMGRISPDLMVQDAVIPRSKLPEVLPEIYRIAARYRLKMANVFHAGDGNLHPNICYDGRDPEEVARVDAASREIMELCLRVGGSLTGEHGIGLDKIKYMPLAFSEADLDAMARVRAVFDPQGLCNPGKVLPVRRCRAF
- a CDS encoding FAD-binding oxidoreductase, which produces MSVAHELATIVGEDNVIPGDRSEVTLDGRKPAVIVRPATSEEVAAVVAWARTTDHALIVSGQGTRLAMGNPPERCDVLLSLARMNRILDYEPADLTARVEAGCTLMTFNRTAQSHRQWLPLDPPGSDQATLGGIVATDDFGPLRYAYGRPRDYVIGIEVVEGTGRLIKSGGRVVKNVTGYDLNKLFVGSYGTLGVIVRINLKLRPRPDGDATVLVSKASTDALSACARALLSSELMPAAVLLVNSGAGRMLGLEPAEPSLLVRFIETEPAIRYQLDRFAEITAHHALSSIRLDEARAASLWQTLASTRFLMNCEFILRLSALPAQTTSLFTFCHQELSQLIENPSVIAYLGTGVVRAGGMLPRHRFPLLAQVVQTLRAMCRQIGGHLIVEAAPAEIKRELDAWGEIGPTASLMRALKQQFDPGRIFSPGRFVAGI
- a CDS encoding heterodisulfide reductase-related iron-sulfur binding cluster — translated: MNSASMTTLAGILQAEADKLLACVHCGLCLSACPTYLLAGDENDSPRGRLYLMRAVAEGRLSVDQPAFRRHIDLCLGCRACETVCPSGVLYGRVLEAARAEIALRPMTPPDPATRLIRFALAHLFVSPRRLHLFFAPARWLRRSTLARIIIESRLLPARWEKALSLLLATAPIEGDRSLRSSGARHDQRVEAPSSSRPVAFFAGCVGRELFEHTNRATHRVLQAHGCTVTDPPDQVCCGALHAHAGDLDNARRLARKNITVFEATGTVPIIVNVAGCGAMMKEYGHLLSGDPDFHTRARAFAARVRDISEYLIEIGFRPGPQPVEATVTYDAPCHLHHAQKVMRAPIELLRQLPGIRFVPLPEAEMCCGSAGIYNLLHPDWADAILQRKLEHIRRTGADILVTGNAGCLMHITSGLRRAGMTTRVMHPIELIAQTYPE